A window of Octopus sinensis linkage group LG29, ASM634580v1, whole genome shotgun sequence contains these coding sequences:
- the LOC115226161 gene encoding retinol dehydrogenase 11-like: MIIYILLLAGVALGVYFSSCVIYHCKTLKYESQARMDGKTVLITGASSGIGKATAEHLLSRGARVILACRNLTKTKTAVDEILSSTGVDRKMVSIVHLDLSDLDSVRKCAKEIIDTEKQLDVLINNAGLGTDLRKTTKQGYDIIFGVNFTGPFLLTYLLLDLLKKSAPSRIINVSSLVHASVKESIISFQPNDSSSSTGVKYPNLKKYHISKLAQIWHTNVLAEKLSADNVTANSMNPGYVYSGIWYVDANPMKQIVLRFTGWLSSKIGRTSKDAALTVVYMAVDPSLEKVSGCYFENVEISKNMSACAKNKTLAQKMWDVSMDMCGLSKKFE, encoded by the exons atgattatatatatattattactagccGGCGTGGCATTGGGTGTTTATTTCTCATCATGCGTAATATACCAttgtaaaacattaaaatatgagAGCCAAGCTAGGATGGATGGTAAAACCGTACTAATTACAGGTGCTTCTTCGGGGATCGGAAAGGCAACGGCTGAACATCTCCTCTCGCGAGGAGCCAGAGTCATCTTAGCATGCCGTAACTTAACGAAGACGAAGACGGCAGTCGATGAAATACTTTCCTCAACTGGTGTTGATCGAAAAATGGTCAGTATTGTCCATTTGGATCTATCTGACCTGGACAGTGTCCGAAAATGTGCAAAAGAG ATTATAGATACAGAAAAACAACTGGATGTCCTGATCAACAATGCAGGTCTTGGCACAGACCTGAGGAAGACAACAAAACAAGGATATGATATAATTTTTGGCGTCAACTTCACAGGGCCATTCCTTCTGACCTACCTGCTTTTGGATTTGCTCAAGAAATCTGCTCCAAGCCGCATAATTAATGTAAGCTCTTTGGTGCATGCTTCAGTAAAAGAATCAATCATTTCTTTTCAACCAAATGATTCATCGTCCTCAACTGGTGTTAAATATCCCAACTTGAAAAAATATCATATTAGTAAACTTGCTCAGATCTGGCACACAAATGTACTGGCTGAGAAGCTATCTGCAGACAATGTAACAGCCAATAGCATGAATCCTGGTTATGTTTATTCTGGTATATGGTATGTTGACGCCAACCCAATGAAACAAATAGTTTTGCGATTTACTGGTTGGTTATCCTCAAAGATTGGTCGTACGTCCAAGGATGCAGCGTTAACTGTTGTATACATGGCTGTTGATCCAAGTTTGGAGAAGGTCAGTGGCTGTTATTTCGAAAATGTTGAGATTTCAAAGAATATGTCTGCATGTGCTAAGAATAAAACTTTGGCCCAGAAAATGTGGGATGTTTCTATGGATATGTGCGGACTttcaaaaaaatttgaataa